CTCGATCAACCGGGCCTCGCGCGAGCTGCTGTACGTGCCAGTGGATCCGGTCACCATCTATCGGGCCAAGGCCTGGATCGACATGGTCGGCTACCGCACCTTCAAGATCGCCGGCAATGCCGTGATCCTCCTGCTGACGCAATGGCTGCCCTGGCAGCTGGGTGTCGGCCAGCTGAGCTGGGTAGTGCTGGGATTCTGCGGACTGTGGGCCTGGGCCGTGCTGAGCATCCGCGACGACTACCACGCGATCAACCGCGCCGCCCTGGTTTCGACCCTGCCGGGCGCACGCCCGGCGACAGATCTCAAGCGGGAGTGAAGCTTTACTCAGGGAACTCCCGATTCATGGCTTTTGCCATTCCGGCGAGAGCCGGAATCCAGCGACTTTCGAGGTCGGCGCCATGCCACCGACGGATCCGGGCTATCGCCGGGGTGACGGAATAGATCAGAGATTCCCTAATTCAAACCGGCGGACTGGATCGGGCGCGGCTGGCTGAACACGATGTCATCCATCGCCACGATCAGCTTCTGCAGCCATTCGCCACCCTTGCGGTGTTCGGCCAGGGCCACGGCGATATAGCGGCGGCCGGCACGCTCGACGATGGCACTGTCGGAATGGAACTCGCGCCAGGTGCCGGACTTGCGGTAGATGCGCGCGTCCGGGTGGCTTTCCTCGAGACCTTTTACGAACTTGTGGTGGATGCCCGGGTTGCCCATGATCTCCTTCATCTGCCGGCTGTACTCGGGCGACACCAGCCGTCCGGTTTCCATCAGGTAGTAGAAACGCGCCACCTGGTAAGCGGTGGCCCCGTGCGAGATGTTGTGCAACGGGTCGCGCTGGTAGGCACCGCCGCTGGCGTAGGCCTTGCCGACCCATAGACCCCCATTGAGGCTGGCGTCGTAGAACCGGTACTGCCGCGACTGCAGTAACCGTGCCAGGTAGCTGCGTCCCACTCGGTCAAGCACGTAGGTCGCCGCCTCGTTCGAGGACACGCGGATCATGTCGATCATCTGCTGGCGCAGCTCGTCATCGAGGCGCAGGCGGCCTTCGTGGATCTTCTGGAAGGCGCCGAACAGGATTGCGATCTTGGGCAGGCTGGCGGCGTACATCATCTCGTCGCCGTTGATCATGGCCAGCCGGGGATCGCCAGGTTCCGTCACGTCCACGAGTGCGACCGACAACTGCTTGTCCTCGATCGCATCCTCAAGGCCAAGCTCGCGCACGGAACGGCGCAGTTTACGCTGCAGTTCCAGGTCCATGGCCTCGCGCAGATGGTAGTAACCGCGCGCGACCGGCCGGACCTTGACCTCGATGTCGCCGGCCGACTGTGCCAGGGTGGATGCCGTGCCCGTCAAAGCCGCAACCGCCAGGCTGGCCGCCAACCACAGGCGCGGGCGACGGTGGGCCGCAGGGTGACCGGCACCCCATCGGAAACAGCTCATAAACAACGACTTGGATCTCCCCACGACGCCCTCCCACACCCCAATCCGCCCTCCCTGGCGTCGGCCTGCCCCACCGCAGGTCATGGTCAGTCAGTCTTTGAGTTGTTAGGTATCTGACCCGTAGCCTACTGTTTGCAAAAGCAAATCACCAGCCGCCCCGTCAGGCACGGCCATTCTGGCGGGAAAATCCACGCCGGGAAAGCGTAATTTTTCAGTAGCCGCTACGCATGTGCTACGCAGCGAGAAAAACGCCAGCCCCTTAGTGGGCCCGCTCAAGCACGGTCGCCACGCCTTGGCCCATCCCGATGCACATGGTGGCGACGCCGAACTGTGCGTCCTTCTCGTTGAGTATGTGCGCCAGCGCGCCGGTGATGCGCGCCCCCGAGCAGCCCAGCGGATGGCCAAGCGCAATGGCGCCGCCCTTGAGGTTCACGCGGTCCATGCGATCGAGCAGCTTGAGATCCTTGAGCACCGCCAGCGACTGCGCGGCGAAGGCCTCGTTCAGCTCGAAATAGTCGATGTCCTTGATGTCCAGGCCGGCGCGCTTGAGCGCCTTCTGCGTGGCCGGCACGGGGCCGATGCCCATGATCGAGGGGTTGCAGCCGGCCGAAGCCATGGCGCGGATCTTCGCCAGCGGCTTCAGGCCCAGGCTCTTGGCCTTGTCGGCGCTCATGACCAGCGTACAGCTGGCGCCATCGGAGATCGCGGAACTATTTCCCGCGGTCACCGAGCCCTTCGGGTTGAAAGCCGGCTTCAACTTGGCGAGGTCGTCCAGGTTGGCGTCGGGACGCACGACCTCGTCGAAGTCCACCAGGATCGGCAGGCCGTCGGCGTCGTGGCCCAGGATCGGCACCATCTCGTTCTGGTAGCGGCCCTCCTTCCAGGCCGCATAGGCCTTCCGGTGCGAGGCCAGTGCGAACTCGTCCTGCTGCTGGCGGCTGATGCCGTGGGTCTGGGTCAGCATCTCGGCGGTGAGCCCCATCATGGCCGAGGCCTTGGCGGTGTTGAGCGCCAGGGCCGGAGCGCCGTCGAAGCCGTGGGTCATCGGCACATGGCCCATGTGCTCGACGCCGCCGCAGATGAAGATCTCGCCGACACCGGCCTTGATCGAGCCGACCGCGGCGTGGATCGCGGTCATCGAGGAGCCGCACAGGCGGTTCACGGTCTGGCCGGATACGGTCAGCGGCAGGCCGGCGAGCAGTGCGGCGTTGCGCGCGATGTTGAAGCCCTGCTCCAGGGTCTGCTGCACGCAGCCCCAGATCACGTCCTCGACCTCGGCCGGCTTGACCGCCGGGTTGCGCGCGAGGATCGCCTTGATCAGTTCCGCCGACAGCTCCTCGGCGCGCACGTTGCGGAATACGCCGCCCTTGGAACGGCCCATCGGGGTGCGGATGGCGTCAACAATCACT
The DNA window shown above is from Nevskiales bacterium and carries:
- a CDS encoding serine hydrolase, with translation MTGTASTLAQSAGDIEVKVRPVARGYYHLREAMDLELQRKLRRSVRELGLEDAIEDKQLSVALVDVTEPGDPRLAMINGDEMMYAASLPKIAILFGAFQKIHEGRLRLDDELRQQMIDMIRVSSNEAATYVLDRVGRSYLARLLQSRQYRFYDASLNGGLWVGKAYASGGAYQRDPLHNISHGATAYQVARFYYLMETGRLVSPEYSRQMKEIMGNPGIHHKFVKGLEESHPDARIYRKSGTWREFHSDSAIVERAGRRYIAVALAEHRKGGEWLQKLIVAMDDIVFSQPRPIQSAGLN
- the fadA gene encoding acetyl-CoA C-acyltransferase FadA, whose translation is MTDVVIVDAIRTPMGRSKGGVFRNVRAEELSAELIKAILARNPAVKPAEVEDVIWGCVQQTLEQGFNIARNAALLAGLPLTVSGQTVNRLCGSSMTAIHAAVGSIKAGVGEIFICGGVEHMGHVPMTHGFDGAPALALNTAKASAMMGLTAEMLTQTHGISRQQQDEFALASHRKAYAAWKEGRYQNEMVPILGHDADGLPILVDFDEVVRPDANLDDLAKLKPAFNPKGSVTAGNSSAISDGASCTLVMSADKAKSLGLKPLAKIRAMASAGCNPSIMGIGPVPATQKALKRAGLDIKDIDYFELNEAFAAQSLAVLKDLKLLDRMDRVNLKGGAIALGHPLGCSGARITGALAHILNEKDAQFGVATMCIGMGQGVATVLERAH